Part of the Vigna unguiculata cultivar IT97K-499-35 chromosome 3, ASM411807v1, whole genome shotgun sequence genome, gcctaaattttattgtaatacATCTTTAATATTctcttcaaatataaaatatttaaaaaaatcaataataaataatataataaattgaaaattttattttagaataaatattaaaaaaatatcttaaaattatattataaatttaatttaacctttataaaataaaatttatatttatatagtatattttaatcatatatatatatatatatatatatatttaatttatatatatatatatatatatatatatatatatatatatatatatatatatatatataattgtgagATTAAAACTTCTActtatttcaagaaaaataaaactcattcttaatttatattatctaaGAACTCAATTACATCATCAGtgttaaaaaaaagagagaaagttCATAACTTTCATATATACACtagtttacaattttttatgttgTATAGATCATATCAAGAATATTTTGTAAGAAGTATTCAATAAAAATCATGTACTTGAAATTATAATACGTGCTTTAACTCtagtataaatatgtttaaatttgtcGAGAAttgtaataaaagttaaaataaacaaaaataaataaattatatgcaACTCAAAAGAAATTCAGGAAAATATAATATACTTGAgtattatttgtataataaCTCACTAGACTAAGAGCTGCCacgaaaaataaaatgtaaatataaagtataataaataatagagtaaaggtaaagataaatacaaaaatttatagaacattattatataaaacTGCGTATTAAACTCTTTGAAACCACTTATGAGTTGTAATAAAGAAATACATTTTGGAGCAAAACTgcatgtttaaaaaattattatcaagtCTAAACTCATTTGATCTTTgagattgaaatatattttgtattcttcaagtcatgataaatttatttatccgTTGAAATTCAATATTGAAAAGTTGtgtattaaaaatgaaaaaataaaataaaataaaaggtaatAAAAAGTGATGAGTGCTTGCAATTACACTCTATCTCCCTTCATCCATGAAAATTCAATCATCACAATAACCCTTTTGAttgggaaagaaaagaaaaaaatggtaaCTAGAAGTCTACAACAATGCTATAAATGACCATTCTATTTTACTAAAATCAGGTTTTCACAtaatatttgtttgaaaaatatagCAAAAACACAAAATGAAAACTACTTGAAAGAGATTTAGACTTCATTAATCCCACTCACTTTGGATTTAACAAAAGGTCTCTCCTTTAATTGGGTGAAAAGAGTtgcaagaagaaaataaaattaaacttaccCTAAGTTTGAGGTTGGTCttaatattagttttttctataattaacaaaaataaaagaaacattattttatattttcttcataaattatTCTAGAAGCtcattgaaataaattaagacTTATTTTTAGAGGATGAATTTATCtaataaacacattttatttttcgaCAATTTGGGTTGATATATTGGTTATTTAACTTGTTTTCTTTGTTCTGCGATAATGTTTTGACATTTATGAAACttttttagtatttacaattttgcaacttccaaaaaaaatttatggtagacattattataaaatttgacatCTTACCTAAATATTTcaaagttataaataatttgttatcatataaaattttattaaaaaagcaATAATACAAAGCATgagaatcaaataaaaaatgacattttacaaaatacaaattatatttattatgaaaaaaatctaaataaataatggagataaaacattaaaataatttatattattctatGTTAATAAAAGTCAAATTAATTAGCTAACTTGTTGGTATAATAGTTTCTCTcgtgataaaatataataaactttgAATTGCAAAAATACTTACGAAAATGCAAACATGAACATTATCTTCCTCTGAAACTGTAAGAAATCATGACAACTTGAGGTATAATCACTCCGCAaccaaaatttttgaaaacattcCCTCCTTCAAAGTACTATAAAACATAAATGACcctatataaatataaatttacacctctaaaaaaattaaaaactaccACGTATTTATCTATCTTGACATGCTTTAAAAATACTACACATGTATTGAAATAAAGACAACTCATAACTACCCCATCATTATTTCTGTTAAATCAATTAACAGATAAATTTATCATAACACAATTCTCCAACTTCAACTATCTTAACTCAAATAATGAGAAGCAAGTGGATTtgcaaacacacaaaaaaaaactttacacaagttttaaataattgttatgaAGTTAATTTGTCTTACCTACgaatacattttatatattttttcttaaacttttcaaataaattattttaaaaaaatatataaatttatgtaaaaattaatttataaatacaatttaaatcaaattactcaaaaaaatattaatcctaataaattttatctttctacaaagaaaatttaaataaattgcaccaaaatataaaattttaaaaaatatttttttacaaattaacatcaatttcctaaatttaaatcaaaaatagaaatatgtgtaaccaaattttaaacaattatttcataaataatgcTTCTGTTACtaataagtttattttgatcaactagttttttaaaatatatgcaaataaaattcgcaaataattattaacatgTAATGTCATATATATTATGATAGTCATAcctattcattaaaaaataataattaaatatgtttccATTATCCATaaataaccattaaaaatatttacttaatatcACGTTACCGATTTTACCTGACACATATCCACtgaatttgtttttgttcacCCTTATGCacaaactaataataaatttatctaaaagacaattaatgataataacaaCACAGATAATTGAATACTTAgccgtttaataattaaattataacaacATGCTAACAAATTCACCCGAAACTGATTATTTATAATTACGTGTTTTTAAAAAGTCAGTtttgattttcttctttttcttttcagatataactatattttaaaataaataagtaaacaatttTCGTAGGTTCATTGCACAGCTTATAAAAATACACAATTACGTAAACTTTGTTAGGCAAACTCTTGATATCTCTCCATTTTAAGACTAAAGGATATAAAAATAGACTTTTTGCAacaataactaaatttttccatttttttttttgtatagttataatattgtaagaagcatacaaatttatttaatatatttataaataactaaaaatgtgtttttctccTGAATTTATAACCTTTCTTATTATAAAGTAAatgcataaaataaattctctgAATAGTTAAACTTGTGTGAATTTATACTTTGATCGACTTAAGTTTTGGAAACTACTGAATAGCTTTTAAGGGTATTAATCTTAtctaaaaaaatctaaaaataaaacaatggaTCTATCTCTGTCTTTTTCTACTCGTGGAACTAGTTCAACCTTGTATCCCAATGTCGGTGATAATACAAATACATTGTGAGCTTAGGAAACTGaaatccaaaatttttaaaacttccATTAGGGAAGCATGTAAAAGGATTATGGTTTCACACTAACACATGTCTAGTTTTGGCAATAGCCAGGTCCAAGTCAAAATCTCCTTAAAGTAAGTCCTAATTCCTAAGGGGTCAACTCAGAATCATAGTCTTCTAGAACACCAACTGCCActcaaattcaatattttactCAAAAACATTTTGGGTATGCGGACATCTGAGTTTTCCCAAGTTACTACACAACCAAGTGGTTTAGTTGCATAACAAACAAATCTTGCTTCCTTTGGACAAAATTGAACTAACTACACTTACAATTCAACCAAGTCTCTTTGTTATCCTTGCCATTAAGATTTCCCTCTCCTTTCAAGCTAAGTTTAATACACCTACAATTCAACCAAGTATCATTGTTATCCTTGCCATAAAGTGTCAACGTGACTTGTATGATAAATTGGAGAGTTCATTCACTTACTTAAACTTAAAGTAGcttttacaattttgttttcaaataaaGTGTGTATATGAAGAATAGGTGAGAAAAGAAACCTAGTGTAATATCCGTGAAATAAGAGACGTGCAAGTTAATATACTATTATACTGGGTTGCAAACTAATGAAATAAAACACTTCTTATAGATAAAGATACATATCATTTAATCACTTGATAATAACAACATTTTAGCAACCTGAAAAGGGAACGAGGGTCACAAAGAAATTCATTCCATTTCTtcgttattttgtttatttccgTCACTTCAAAGCAATGTCAAATTCCCAAACGTTTCTTCTGAACCCCTTTTTTCTTCCCATTTATCTCCCATACCTCCCTCAACCaaactttataataataaaccCTTTACATTCAAAACTACACCACAGAAGATCAAAACATaatctgaaaagaaaaataacatcaagcaattctaaaatttagtaaaaactaAACTCGGAAAAGTGCCTAGAAAAATGTGCACAGACATCCAATACACCAATTGGGCCAATAATGGGTTTCCACAAAGCAagtcataaattaaaaactaagcCTATTAAACAAAGTTTCAGAGAAAAAGTGCAGAGAAAGACAGAAGTTGGGAGGGGGGGAGGGGGTAGAGAAACATTACATAACATTTTTCAAACGCAAACTAATTTCATCTAAATACCATGGAGGACAAAATCTGATTAAAGGAGCTCAGCAACATTTGAAGGCAGCTCCTCAACAACCACGTTATAAAACTTCTGGATGTCAAACAGCATTTTGTCGTCATCCTTTGTGACAAAGTTGATAGCCACACCTTTCCTGCCAAACCTTCCACTACGACCAATACGATGCAGATAGTTCTCAGGCTGTGTAGGGAGATCATAATTAATAACTAGAGACACTTGTTGGACATCGATACCACGGGCCAAAAGATCAGTAGTAATCAAGACACGAGAAGAACCAGATCGGAATTCACGCATAATAATGTCCCTGGTATTCTGGTCCATGTCTCCATGTGTTGCTGAAACAGTGTGGTCACGGCTTCTCATTTTGTCAGTCAACCAATCAACTTTCCTTCTGGTGTTCACAAAAATGACACTCTGGGTGATTGCTAACGTCTCATAAAGATCACAGAGGGTGTCCAGCTTCCATTCCTCTTTCTCAACATTGACATAAAACTGCTTTATACCCTCCAAGGTGAGCTCATCACGCTTCACAAGGATCCTCACAGGTTTGTTCATGAACTTCCTCGTGATCTCAAGGGCCTCAGGAGGCATTGTGGCTGAGAAAACTCCCACTTGAATCTTAGATGGCAACAGCTGGAATATATCATATATCTGATAATAAGAAAGCAAGAGGTTAGAACATTTACACaaatcaattcttttattaCTACAGATAACACACCTAATAGGCTAAGAGTCAACTGAAAGGCATTTGAGTTCAGATTCCACCACGAGTAACTACTACATGAGAAAATTCAGAGGAAAGAAACATACCTCCAAACAGAGTTGAAAGTATAActattttaatgatataaagTAAAACAGAATAGACATAGGAGGGTTTACACATCTATGTACAACAATACATGACAAGTGTAGGGGAACTATTCAAAAACAACATAAGATATCAGCATTGAGAAAAAGCACAGCATGAGTAGAGAATTGAAAGCACCTGATCCTTAAAACCTCGGGAAAGCATCTCATCAGCCTCATCCAATACAAACATCTTGATGTGATCGGGTTGGAGTGATTGCCTACGAAGCATATCAAACACACGACCAGGGGTACCAACCACGACATGAACACCGCTAGATAAAATGCGTTGGTCTTCACGGACACTGGTACCTCCCACACAAGCATGAACCTTAACACCAAGATAATCTCCAAGTGCCCGCATGACCTTTTCAATCTGCTGAGCAAGTTCACGAGTTGGTGCTAAAACCAAGGCCTGACATTGCGTCAAGCTATAGTCAAGTTGCTCCAGAATACCGGAGCAGAAAGTAGCTGTCTTCCCAGTTCCAGACTGAGCCTGTTGAATAACATCAAGTCCCTTGCAGAAGGGAACTATCCCCCTTTGCTGAATGGCTGATGGCTTTTCGAAACCTAAAACACAAATCAAAAGCAGAAACAATAGCAGCAGGTCAAGAAAAACAGCATGGTTTAATAAAATAGTACAGCAGCATAAGACAGCCCAAGTGTCTAATGTTATGGTGATACCATATGTTTTGGACAGTTGAGTTAGCTACCAATTTGATCCTTAAAATACTGCCAAGTAGTCCcttaagtataaaaaaattctttaaactaGTCCCGGAACTTTATAGACATGCATCAGCTTAGGGACCAAACAGACAGATACCAATAGTTTAAGgattacttaaataattatattgctTTAGGGACTATCGAGAGAGAACGTAACTTAGTTCAAGGACAAAATTAGTGGCTTCTTCTCTTCACTAAAAAAGCAAAGACAAACGAACGGGAATGACTAGGAAGAACATTTCTTTTGGTTGAAATAAGGGAAGAGAAAGgataaaacagaaaaatatattaccaTATGCATAAATGCCCCTCAGAAGATTCTCCTGCAGTCCCATAGCATCAAAACTCTCATAAACCTCATCATAGGATGTGAAGAAATCCTGTCCATCAGAAGATAgcctgaaagaaaaaaaaaacaagaacatTAAAATACAATGGATGACATTAACATACTACTGCAACCATATCCAacacaaaacaagacaaaaacaACAACTAAAATCATCAACAAAATCAGATTGCACAGAACTAAGCCCaaggagagaaaataaaaatcttacaAGTCACTCATTTTGGAATCATATTTGTTCGCATCGAACTGTGACCCCTCAGGTGCAAGTCCAGCCATGACtgcaaaaacaacaaaaaactgTTATCACCACACAGCTTATTAACAAA contains:
- the LOC114175555 gene encoding eukaryotic initiation factor 4A-14-like, which gives rise to MYGDATNWDENAYRETVLKEREIQTRTVFRTAWAPPYNLDTLLVASSDGSVASYSISSSIAASKLKNPFGFVNADSDKLSAEPNCFIQAHYGPAYDVKFYGDGEDALLLSCGDDGRIRGWKWKEFSSPHYSVSSQGNDTKPVLDVVNPQHKGPWGALSPIPENNALAVNTQEGSVFAASGDSCAYCWDVETGKVKTVFKGHMEYLHCIVARNSSNQIITGSEDGTTRIWDCKSGKCTQVIDPVKHLKLKGSAAWVGCVALDASESWLACSSGRNMSLWNLPASECVSKIPTHATVQDMLFDNNQILTVGTDPLLNRFDMNGTILSQIQCAPSSSFSISLHPAGVMAVGGYGGLVDVISQFGSHMCTFHFMAGLAPEGSQFDANKYDSKMSDLLSSDGQDFFTSYDEVYESFDAMGLQENLLRGIYAYGFEKPSAIQQRGIVPFCKGLDVIQQAQSGTGKTATFCSGILEQLDYSLTQCQALVLAPTRELAQQIEKVMRALGDYLGVKVHACVGGTSVREDQRILSSGVHVVVGTPGRVFDMLRRQSLQPDHIKMFVLDEADEMLSRGFKDQIYDIFQLLPSKIQVGVFSATMPPEALEITRKFMNKPVRILVKRDELTLEGIKQFYVNVEKEEWKLDTLCDLYETLAITQSVIFVNTRRKVDWLTDKMRSRDHTVSATHGDMDQNTRDIIMREFRSGSSRVLITTDLLARGIDVQQVSLVINYDLPTQPENYLHRIGRSGRFGRKGVAINFVTKDDDKMLFDIQKFYNVVVEELPSNVAELL